Proteins encoded within one genomic window of Streptomyces rubradiris:
- a CDS encoding glycoside hydrolase family 88 protein: MSVSRRALLVTAAGAAAVGPATEASAAPAAAAGPAGAAGPAGTGAIPRALSAAADYAVAKVRAVAPRVTGFPVGTKFEKWTYSRGGDWVGGFWPGTLWMAYLYSGDDTFRARAVESARNLAPRQTDTTTHDLGFLFYPSWVTAWRLTGDDEWRTGALRAADSLVRRYNPRGGFIRAWGALHDTANAGRVIIDTMMNLDLLAFASRETGDPAYLDIAVAHAKTAQRVFPRPDGSTPHVYDFDPDTGAPLGPATVQGYAASSCWSRGQAWGIYGFTTMYRRTGDTGFRDTARRLADYAIEALTPDHVPVWDYRAPQQPYDIKDASAGAVMACGLLDLHAATGRRAYRDVALRILTALAETCLTRNSARAEAVVARCTRNRPGEDGIEISLPYADYYLLEGILRVLRPADVDRAIDLSQPSSAVRQLSRPERSVSPRVLR, from the coding sequence ATGAGCGTTTCCCGGCGTGCGCTGCTGGTCACGGCGGCGGGTGCGGCGGCCGTGGGACCGGCCACGGAGGCGTCGGCGGCACCCGCGGCGGCGGCCGGACCCGCGGGGGCGGCCGGACCGGCGGGGACGGGCGCGATTCCGCGTGCGCTGAGCGCTGCCGCGGACTACGCGGTGGCGAAGGTCCGCGCAGTGGCGCCCCGCGTGACCGGCTTCCCGGTCGGCACCAAGTTCGAGAAGTGGACGTACTCGCGCGGCGGGGACTGGGTGGGCGGCTTCTGGCCCGGGACGCTGTGGATGGCGTACCTGTACAGCGGGGACGACACCTTCCGCGCCCGGGCGGTGGAGTCGGCCCGGAACCTGGCCCCCCGCCAGACCGACACCACCACCCACGACCTGGGTTTCCTCTTCTACCCCTCCTGGGTCACCGCCTGGCGGCTGACCGGTGACGACGAGTGGCGCACCGGCGCCCTACGCGCGGCGGACTCCCTGGTACGGCGCTACAACCCGCGCGGCGGGTTCATCCGGGCGTGGGGCGCGCTGCACGACACCGCCAACGCCGGCCGCGTCATCATCGACACGATGATGAACCTGGACCTGCTGGCGTTCGCGAGCAGGGAGACCGGTGACCCCGCCTACCTGGACATCGCGGTGGCGCACGCGAAGACCGCCCAGCGTGTCTTCCCCCGCCCGGACGGCTCGACCCCGCACGTGTACGACTTCGACCCGGACACCGGCGCGCCCCTCGGCCCCGCCACGGTGCAGGGCTACGCCGCCTCCTCCTGCTGGTCGCGGGGGCAGGCGTGGGGCATCTACGGGTTCACCACCATGTACCGCAGGACCGGCGACACCGGGTTCCGGGACACCGCGCGCAGACTCGCCGACTACGCCATCGAGGCGCTGACCCCGGACCACGTTCCCGTCTGGGACTACCGGGCGCCGCAGCAGCCGTACGACATCAAGGACGCCTCCGCCGGGGCCGTCATGGCGTGCGGCCTGCTGGACCTGCACGCGGCGACCGGCCGGCGCGCCTACCGGGACGTGGCGCTGCGCATCCTCACCGCGCTCGCGGAGACGTGCCTGACCAGGAACTCGGCCCGGGCGGAGGCGGTCGTGGCCCGCTGCACCCGCAACCGTCCGGGGGAGGACGGCATCGAGATCTCGCTGCCCTACGCCGACTACTACCTCCTCGAAGGCATCCTGCGAGTGCTCCGCCCCGCGGACGTGGACCGGGCGATCGACCTGTCACAGCCGTCCTCGGCCGTCCGGCAGCTCAGCCGGCCGGAGCGTTCCGTGTCGCCTCGCGTGCTTCGGTGA
- a CDS encoding maleylpyruvate isomerase N-terminal domain-containing protein yields the protein MDLFQHSWTALRTAVARLADEDFARPSGCAGWLVRDLVCHLVIDAQDVLITLVTPASGEPTHDAVTYWHVTDTPPAGDDPLDALTVRLAAAYEDPGLLKFHLDDVGSAAGRAAELADPALRVSTQDMVLTTGDYLSAYVLEWTLHHLDLVAHLPDAELPPAEGLARARAMLERIAGSPFPASWSDEDALRIGTGRRTPTDTELTGLGDRPGRRLPLVLG from the coding sequence GTGGACCTCTTCCAGCACTCCTGGACCGCCCTGCGCACGGCCGTGGCCCGTCTCGCCGACGAGGACTTCGCGCGGCCGTCCGGCTGCGCCGGCTGGCTCGTCCGCGACCTGGTGTGCCATCTCGTCATCGACGCCCAGGACGTACTGATCACCCTCGTGACACCCGCGTCGGGCGAGCCGACGCACGACGCGGTGACCTACTGGCACGTCACGGACACACCGCCGGCCGGCGACGACCCGCTGGACGCGCTCACGGTCCGGCTGGCCGCCGCCTACGAAGACCCCGGACTGCTCAAGTTCCATCTGGACGACGTCGGTTCGGCCGCCGGACGCGCGGCGGAACTGGCCGATCCCGCACTGCGGGTGAGCACCCAGGACATGGTCCTCACCACCGGCGACTACCTCTCGGCGTACGTCCTGGAGTGGACCCTGCACCACTTGGACCTGGTCGCACACCTCCCCGACGCCGAGCTGCCGCCCGCCGAGGGCCTCGCCCGGGCGCGCGCGATGCTGGAGCGGATCGCCGGGTCGCCCTTCCCCGCGTCCTGGTCCGACGAGGACGCGCTGCGGATCGGCACGGGGCGCCGGACCCCGACCGACACCGAACTGACCGGACTCGGCGACCGGCCCGGCAGGCGACTCCCGCTCGTCCTCGGGTGA
- a CDS encoding FG-GAP repeat domain-containing protein has protein sequence MATRGHTGTPRAGRRTRAAVVLAGLLLCAGCEDSLGQPPPRPAGPSAVAACLTGSGDLIADVDNDGRPDRITDPSHRGARLTIAFGTGSGRERAVPARGLADRPGNRQRYVRAAVADFDQDGWSDLAVVAGRAQGGDDPVPPRVAELRLGPFSGTGRSRRTVRLDLGATQDIAVADHNHDRYPDLAAYTYAGDGVYVFEARLGDPRTGLRAGTRAYTTDAGATGHHPPARLPHAGLTPFYPGCGTR, from the coding sequence ATGGCGACGCGCGGGCACACCGGTACTCCCCGGGCGGGGCGCCGTACCCGCGCGGCCGTGGTCCTGGCCGGCCTGCTGCTGTGCGCCGGGTGCGAGGACTCCCTGGGGCAGCCCCCGCCGCGCCCGGCCGGCCCCTCCGCCGTCGCCGCGTGCCTGACCGGCTCCGGGGACCTGATCGCCGACGTGGACAACGACGGCCGCCCGGACCGGATCACGGACCCCTCCCACCGCGGTGCCCGGCTGACCATCGCCTTCGGCACCGGCTCGGGCCGCGAACGGGCCGTCCCGGCGCGGGGACTGGCCGACCGCCCGGGGAACCGGCAGCGGTATGTCCGCGCCGCCGTGGCGGACTTCGACCAGGACGGCTGGAGCGACCTGGCCGTGGTCGCCGGGCGCGCCCAGGGCGGTGACGACCCGGTCCCGCCCCGCGTGGCCGAACTGCGACTGGGCCCCTTCTCCGGCACCGGCCGCAGCCGGCGCACGGTACGGCTCGACCTGGGCGCCACGCAGGACATCGCGGTGGCCGACCACAACCACGACCGGTATCCCGACCTGGCGGCCTACACCTACGCGGGCGACGGGGTGTATGTGTTCGAGGCCCGGCTCGGCGACCCGCGCACCGGACTGCGGGCCGGCACCCGCGCGTACACCACGGACGCCGGGGCCACCGGTCACCACCCGCCGGCCCGCCTCCCGCACGCGGGCCTGACGCCGTTCTACCCGGGATGCGGGACGAGGTGA
- a CDS encoding NAD(P)-dependent oxidoreductase, with translation MTDTLTVTVLGTGIMGAAMARNLARAGHTVRAWNRSRAKAEPLTADGVLVAGTPAEAVDGADVVLTMLYDGPAALDTMREAAPALRPGTVWAQCSTAGTEALGDLAAFAGEHGLVFFDAPVLGTRQPAEAGQLLVLAAGPAGHRSVVAPVFDATGSRTVWTGEDGTAGTATRLKLVANSWVVAATAATGETLALAKALGVDPQNFFDAIAGGPLDMGYLRAKGRLILDDELTPAQFSVATAVKDARLIVRAGEEHGVRLDVAAASAARLERAAAQGHADEDMAAAYFASFGEAEAPSA, from the coding sequence ATGACCGACACGCTCACCGTGACCGTCCTGGGCACCGGCATCATGGGGGCCGCGATGGCCCGCAACCTGGCCCGCGCCGGACACACCGTGCGCGCCTGGAACCGTAGCCGCGCCAAGGCCGAACCGCTCACCGCCGACGGCGTGCTGGTCGCCGGCACGCCCGCCGAGGCCGTCGACGGCGCCGACGTCGTGCTGACCATGCTCTACGACGGCCCGGCAGCCCTGGACACCATGCGCGAGGCCGCCCCCGCGCTGCGCCCCGGCACCGTCTGGGCGCAGTGCAGCACCGCCGGTACCGAGGCCCTCGGCGACCTTGCGGCCTTCGCCGGCGAACACGGCCTGGTGTTCTTCGACGCGCCGGTGCTGGGCACCCGTCAGCCGGCCGAGGCCGGACAGCTCCTCGTCCTCGCCGCGGGCCCGGCCGGGCACCGGTCCGTGGTCGCCCCGGTGTTCGACGCGACCGGCAGCCGTACCGTGTGGACCGGCGAGGACGGCACCGCCGGCACCGCGACCCGGCTGAAGCTGGTCGCCAACAGCTGGGTCGTCGCGGCCACCGCCGCCACCGGCGAGACGCTGGCCCTGGCCAAGGCGCTCGGCGTGGACCCGCAGAACTTCTTCGACGCCATCGCCGGCGGCCCGCTCGACATGGGCTACCTGCGCGCCAAGGGCCGGCTCATCCTGGACGACGAACTGACGCCCGCCCAGTTCTCGGTGGCGACCGCCGTCAAGGACGCCCGGCTCATCGTCCGGGCGGGCGAGGAGCACGGTGTGCGCCTGGACGTGGCCGCCGCGAGCGCCGCACGCCTGGAGCGCGCCGCCGCGCAGGGCCACGCCGACGAGGACATGGCCGCCGCCTACTTCGCCAGCTTCGGCGAAGCCGAGGCGCCGTCCGCCTGA
- a CDS encoding CPBP family intramembrane glutamic endopeptidase has protein sequence MTQPPLAEQLPYHRLARLTPRYQWWRPLLGTLVVGVGYVFAVLVLMLCFLVLGVALGYPEDADGWPEFGPVSGTALDLLSIAVGIPVLLLTVRWIGRRPAGTVSSVTGRLRLRWLGLCVLTAVPVLALAMGAMLLLPSDGGEAESQWVGWPAFGRALAMLLVLVPLQAAAEEYVFRGWLAQTAGAFLRSPWAASVPQAVLFAAAHGWGTVWGFADLLVFGVCAGWLTWRTGGLEAAIALHAVNNLLAFGVSAAVVDGLASDDTAADAGWQMAVLDGAGIVLYTAAVAWWLRRRRLDRTAPAPLPPAHPYGAVPGQWPAHSYGVTPGPWPVHPYGSVAGQVPVHPYGTAPGQAPVHPHGALPGQWPGHPHGALPGQWPGHPHGPLPGQWPGHPAAGAPVPPSGTAHPGAAAPWSDTGRPAGSAGTGEDTTGSG, from the coding sequence ATGACACAGCCACCGCTCGCCGAGCAGCTCCCGTACCACCGTCTGGCCCGTCTGACGCCGCGCTACCAGTGGTGGCGCCCGCTGCTCGGGACCCTGGTCGTGGGCGTGGGCTATGTGTTCGCCGTGCTCGTCCTCATGCTCTGCTTCCTGGTCCTGGGCGTGGCCCTCGGCTATCCCGAGGATGCCGACGGCTGGCCGGAGTTCGGGCCCGTCTCGGGTACCGCGCTGGACCTGCTGTCGATCGCGGTGGGCATACCCGTGCTGCTGCTGACCGTGCGCTGGATCGGCCGGCGCCCGGCAGGCACGGTCTCCTCGGTGACCGGGCGGCTGCGCCTGCGCTGGCTCGGGCTGTGTGTGCTGACGGCCGTGCCGGTCCTCGCCCTGGCGATGGGCGCCATGCTCCTGCTGCCCTCGGACGGCGGCGAGGCGGAGAGCCAGTGGGTGGGCTGGCCGGCCTTCGGGCGGGCCCTGGCCATGCTGCTGGTGCTGGTGCCGTTGCAGGCGGCGGCCGAGGAGTACGTCTTCCGTGGCTGGCTGGCGCAGACGGCGGGGGCGTTCCTGCGGTCGCCGTGGGCCGCGTCGGTGCCCCAGGCCGTGCTGTTCGCCGCCGCCCACGGCTGGGGCACCGTGTGGGGCTTCGCCGACCTGCTGGTGTTCGGGGTGTGCGCGGGGTGGCTGACCTGGCGGACGGGGGGACTGGAGGCGGCCATCGCCCTGCACGCCGTCAACAACCTTCTGGCCTTCGGTGTGTCGGCCGCCGTGGTGGACGGGCTCGCCAGTGACGACACCGCGGCCGACGCGGGCTGGCAGATGGCCGTGCTCGACGGCGCGGGCATCGTGCTGTACACGGCGGCCGTGGCGTGGTGGCTGCGCCGCCGCCGACTGGACCGCACCGCCCCCGCCCCGCTGCCCCCGGCCCACCCCTACGGCGCGGTGCCCGGACAGTGGCCGGCGCACTCGTACGGTGTGACACCCGGGCCATGGCCGGTTCACCCGTACGGTTCCGTGGCCGGGCAGGTGCCGGTTCACCCGTACGGTACAGCGCCCGGACAGGCACCGGTTCACCCGCACGGTGCGCTGCCCGGACAGTGGCCCGGTCATCCGCACGGTGCGCTGCCCGGACAGTGGCCCGGTCATCCGCACGGTCCGCTGCCCGGACAGTGGCCCGGTCACCCGGCGGCCGGCGCCCCCGTGCCGCCGTCCGGGACCGCCCACCCGGGGGCTGCCGCGCCGTGGTCGGACACGGGCCGCCCGGCCGGGTCGGCGGGCACCGGGGAGGACACCACGGGCAGCGGGTGA
- a CDS encoding histidine kinase, which translates to METIRNWLLPLLLAAGQGVLLWPGVYPDGRPGPLALAAVLCALTVETAALAWRRTAPVRSLAGTLAAGTLGGLAWPDGYVGLGSLIALYSVAVRCPVPVMVRALAAVVGVEWVGAAVTEGLRAPLLSMMAISLGTCVLCAGLGEARRQWLAGRLTAARRLAGAEQARRLAGDQERRRLARELHDVSAHHLTSVVVTVDAALRLRDDRPELTAEALAFAERTGTETLTALQRLVGLLRDTGRPDHRPMSGRIEELVAGFGRLGRPVTARIPDDLAGPAAEAVHGIVREALTNALRYAPGAATRVDVRRVDGLLELTVENAPPRLTAQGAGGLGAGRGVAGMRERAASVGGELTAGPTPQGGWRVRATLPDAAAARRPEETGWRRDVLREQRFADPALMLAAMLLPVAYALADLEGWPGAARRAVLPELLLVCGLLVLHALPLLWRRRAPWAVFGAVLATACAGPVAVVAVPLPSQVAQFLAAGTLVETLAVYAVAAYGQGAGHTWPAPAVATLGAAGAVSVIACADGMVAGEPAGPADVVLLAFMLSVMTAPVFTAVWGAGLLVRRRRVRAVAYDDFAFASSMWQADRAAEAERQRLAATLREAVLSHTRALVGAARRGEPAEVADTARAALAAMREMLRGLADGGEGGPGGPLAPSPSAADLDALCRALRSAGREVRLRGLPEAARGLPPSTQVSVYRIVEAALGAGDPGPARVTLRRRRGTLRITVTGVRLAVAGPVAERLRVQVAAGEGRIVCEPAGRLRVSLPAGAPGAPVQEVSPSPYA; encoded by the coding sequence ATGGAGACGATACGCAACTGGCTTCTGCCCCTGCTGCTGGCGGCCGGGCAGGGCGTCCTGCTGTGGCCCGGTGTGTACCCGGACGGCCGCCCCGGCCCGCTCGCCCTGGCCGCCGTGCTGTGCGCGCTGACCGTGGAGACGGCCGCGCTGGCATGGCGCCGTACCGCACCGGTGCGGTCGCTGGCCGGCACCCTGGCCGCCGGGACGCTCGGCGGGCTCGCCTGGCCGGACGGCTATGTGGGCCTCGGCTCGCTGATCGCCCTGTACTCCGTCGCCGTGCGCTGCCCGGTGCCGGTCATGGTGCGCGCGCTGGCCGCCGTGGTGGGCGTCGAATGGGTGGGAGCCGCGGTGACGGAGGGCCTGCGGGCCCCGCTGCTGTCCATGATGGCCATCTCGCTGGGCACCTGTGTGCTGTGCGCGGGGCTCGGCGAGGCCCGGCGCCAGTGGCTCGCCGGCCGGCTGACCGCCGCCCGGCGGCTGGCCGGGGCGGAGCAGGCCCGCCGCCTCGCGGGCGACCAGGAGCGCCGGCGGCTGGCCCGGGAACTGCACGATGTGAGCGCCCATCACCTCACCTCCGTCGTGGTGACCGTGGACGCGGCACTGCGGCTCCGGGACGACCGTCCCGAGCTGACCGCAGAGGCGCTGGCGTTCGCCGAGCGCACCGGCACGGAGACCCTCACCGCGCTGCAACGGCTCGTGGGGCTGCTGCGGGACACCGGCCGCCCGGACCACCGGCCGATGAGCGGGCGGATCGAGGAACTCGTCGCGGGTTTCGGCCGGCTGGGCCGTCCGGTCACCGCGCGGATACCGGACGACCTCGCGGGCCCGGCGGCCGAGGCGGTGCACGGCATCGTCCGCGAGGCCCTGACCAACGCGCTGCGGTACGCGCCCGGCGCCGCCACCCGGGTGGACGTCCGGCGGGTGGACGGGCTGCTGGAGCTGACGGTGGAGAACGCGCCGCCGCGCCTCACCGCGCAGGGCGCCGGGGGGCTCGGCGCGGGGCGCGGCGTGGCCGGGATGCGCGAGCGGGCCGCCTCCGTCGGCGGCGAGCTGACCGCCGGGCCCACCCCGCAGGGCGGCTGGCGGGTACGCGCGACGCTGCCCGACGCCGCCGCGGCGCGGCGGCCGGAGGAGACCGGCTGGCGGCGTGACGTCCTGCGGGAGCAGCGGTTCGCCGATCCCGCGCTGATGCTGGCCGCGATGCTGCTGCCGGTGGCGTACGCGCTGGCGGACCTGGAGGGCTGGCCGGGTGCCGCGCGCCGGGCCGTGCTGCCGGAGCTGCTGCTCGTGTGCGGCCTGCTGGTGCTGCACGCGCTGCCGCTGCTGTGGCGCAGGCGGGCCCCCTGGGCGGTGTTCGGCGCGGTGCTGGCCACCGCCTGCGCGGGCCCGGTGGCCGTCGTCGCGGTGCCCCTGCCGTCCCAGGTCGCGCAGTTCCTGGCCGCCGGCACACTCGTGGAGACCCTGGCCGTGTACGCCGTCGCGGCCTACGGTCAGGGGGCCGGGCACACCTGGCCGGCGCCGGCCGTGGCCACGCTCGGGGCGGCCGGTGCCGTGTCGGTGATCGCGTGCGCCGACGGCATGGTGGCGGGCGAGCCGGCGGGCCCGGCCGATGTGGTTCTGCTGGCGTTCATGCTGTCCGTGATGACGGCCCCGGTGTTCACCGCCGTGTGGGGTGCGGGTCTGCTGGTGCGCCGCCGCCGGGTGCGGGCGGTGGCCTACGACGACTTCGCGTTCGCCAGCTCGATGTGGCAGGCGGACCGGGCGGCCGAGGCCGAACGGCAGCGGCTGGCGGCCACGTTGCGCGAGGCGGTGCTGTCGCACACCCGGGCGCTGGTCGGCGCGGCCCGCCGGGGTGAGCCGGCGGAGGTCGCGGACACGGCCCGGGCGGCGCTGGCCGCGATGCGGGAGATGCTGCGCGGTCTGGCGGACGGCGGCGAGGGCGGGCCCGGCGGGCCGCTGGCCCCGTCGCCGTCCGCCGCCGATCTCGACGCGCTGTGCCGGGCGCTGCGCTCGGCCGGCCGGGAGGTCCGGCTGCGGGGGCTGCCGGAGGCCGCCCGGGGGCTGCCGCCGTCCACGCAGGTGTCGGTGTACCGGATCGTCGAGGCCGCGCTCGGCGCGGGCGATCCGGGCCCGGCGCGGGTGACCCTGCGGCGCCGCCGCGGCACCCTGCGGATCACGGTGACCGGGGTGCGGCTGGCCGTCGCGGGTCCGGTCGCCGAACGCCTGCGGGTGCAGGTCGCCGCCGGTGAGGGGCGGATCGTGTGCGAACCGGCCGGTAGGCTACGGGTGTCGTTGCCGGCCGGGGCTCCAGGGGCCCCCGTCCAGGAGGTGTCCCCGTCGCCATACGCGTGA
- a CDS encoding response regulator: MIVVDDQAVVRAGFAAIVDAEPDLTVVAEAGDGATAVSLAAAYQADVVLMDIRMPGMDGLTATRLVTAPPGGPRVLVLTTFDLDEYVYEALRAGASGFLLKDARPDELLSAIRVVAAGDGILAPAVTGRLIRTFARGAPPPPRAEGPLSRLTQREREVLLKIASGLTNAEIGAELGVTTGTVKSHVNALLSKLGLRDRVQATILAYETGLISPRGPLPG, translated from the coding sequence GTGATCGTCGTCGACGACCAGGCCGTGGTCCGCGCCGGATTCGCGGCCATCGTGGACGCCGAACCCGATCTGACCGTGGTGGCCGAGGCCGGTGACGGGGCGACGGCCGTGTCACTCGCCGCGGCGTATCAGGCCGATGTCGTCCTGATGGACATCCGGATGCCGGGCATGGACGGGCTCACCGCCACCCGGCTGGTCACCGCGCCGCCCGGCGGACCCCGGGTGCTGGTGCTCACCACGTTCGACCTGGACGAGTACGTGTACGAGGCGCTGCGGGCCGGGGCGTCCGGGTTCCTGCTGAAGGACGCCCGGCCCGACGAGCTGCTGTCCGCGATCCGGGTGGTCGCGGCCGGCGACGGCATCCTGGCGCCCGCCGTGACCGGCCGGCTCATCCGCACCTTCGCCCGCGGTGCCCCTCCCCCGCCCAGGGCCGAGGGACCGCTGAGCCGGCTCACCCAGCGGGAGCGCGAGGTCCTGCTGAAGATCGCGTCCGGGCTGACCAACGCCGAGATCGGCGCCGAACTCGGCGTCACCACCGGCACGGTCAAGAGCCACGTCAACGCGCTGCTGTCCAAACTCGGGCTGCGCGACCGGGTCCAGGCCACGATCCTCGCCTACGAGACGGGCCTGATCAGCCCGCGCGGCCCCCTGCCGGGCTGA
- a CDS encoding SDR family oxidoreductase: MTSRERLNGRTALVTGGSRGIGAATARRLAREGADVALTYVRDKDAADAVVRDIEALGRRAVALRADAADAVEAADAVRRAAGELGGLDVLVGNAAVGVMEPLEHLSLADVDRVLAVNVRGVFLTARSAAALMGPGGRIVTVGSCVTARVPGPGATLYAMSKSAVAGLTKALARELAGRGITANVVHPGPTDTDMNPADGPHAAGQAAMTALGRFGTAEEVASMVAFLAGPEAAYVTGAEFSVDGGYAA; the protein is encoded by the coding sequence ATGACTTCACGAGAGCGACTGAACGGCAGGACGGCCCTGGTCACCGGCGGCAGCCGGGGCATCGGCGCGGCGACGGCCCGGCGGCTGGCCCGGGAGGGCGCGGACGTGGCCCTGACGTATGTGCGCGACAAGGACGCGGCCGACGCGGTCGTACGGGACATAGAGGCGCTGGGGCGGCGGGCGGTGGCCCTGCGCGCCGACGCGGCGGACGCGGTGGAGGCGGCGGACGCGGTACGGCGGGCCGCCGGGGAACTGGGCGGGCTAGACGTGCTGGTGGGCAACGCGGCCGTCGGGGTGATGGAACCGCTGGAGCACCTGTCCCTCGCCGACGTCGACCGCGTCCTCGCGGTGAACGTGCGCGGTGTGTTCCTCACGGCCCGGTCCGCCGCCGCGCTGATGGGGCCCGGCGGACGGATCGTCACCGTCGGCAGCTGCGTCACCGCGCGGGTGCCGGGGCCCGGGGCCACGCTGTACGCGATGAGCAAGTCCGCCGTGGCCGGGCTGACGAAGGCGCTGGCGCGGGAGCTGGCCGGGCGCGGCATCACGGCGAACGTGGTGCATCCGGGCCCGACCGACACCGACATGAACCCGGCGGACGGCCCCCATGCCGCCGGTCAGGCGGCCATGACCGCGCTCGGCCGGTTCGGCACGGCCGAGGAGGTGGCGTCCATGGTGGCGTTCCTCGCCGGGCCGGAGGCGGCCTATGTGACGGGCGCGGAGTTCTCGGTGGACGGCGGCTACGCGGCCTGA
- a CDS encoding YihY/virulence factor BrkB family protein — MTKLHVPRRRHRQAAAENQEPSTPTRREAGPAPEPGRAVPDRDEDRDVRASAPEEAGPAPEQGRAVPDRDEDRDVRPPAPEEAGPAPETERAAPDSPVRLPRRAWGAVFRGALREFRDDQLTDRAAALTYYGVLSLFPALLVLVSLLSVVGRSATDRVLANVRELAPGPARDILVRTVGELQGKAGIGSVMALVGIVLAVWSASGYVAAFIRAANAVYDMPEGRPVWKILPVRVGVTVVLMVLSVAGALIVVFTGGLAERAGRALGLGDAALTAWSIAKWPVLVLLVTFMIAILYWATPNAKVRGFRWITPGSVLALLIWLVASAGFAFYVAGFASYNKTYGAMAGVIVFLVWLWITNLAILLGLEFDAETLRQRAIAGGHPPRAEPYVRPRDTRKWDEEDVRRLDRP, encoded by the coding sequence ATGACCAAGCTGCACGTTCCCCGGCGGCGTCACCGGCAGGCCGCCGCCGAGAACCAGGAGCCTTCGACGCCCACGCGGCGGGAGGCCGGGCCCGCGCCGGAGCCGGGGCGGGCGGTGCCGGACCGCGATGAGGACCGGGACGTCCGGGCATCCGCGCCGGAGGAGGCCGGGCCCGCGCCGGAGCAGGGGCGGGCGGTGCCGGACCGCGATGAGGACCGGGACGTCCGGCCGCCCGCGCCGGAGGAGGCCGGGCCCGCGCCGGAGACGGAGCGGGCGGCGCCGGACAGCCCGGTCCGGCTGCCCCGGCGGGCCTGGGGCGCGGTGTTCCGGGGCGCGCTGCGCGAGTTCCGGGACGACCAGCTGACCGACCGGGCCGCGGCGCTCACCTACTACGGCGTACTGTCCCTGTTCCCCGCCCTGCTGGTGCTGGTCTCCCTGCTGTCCGTCGTCGGCCGGTCGGCCACGGACCGGGTACTGGCCAACGTCCGCGAGCTCGCCCCCGGCCCCGCCCGGGACATCCTCGTGCGGACCGTGGGAGAACTACAGGGCAAGGCCGGTATCGGCTCGGTGATGGCGCTGGTCGGCATCGTGCTGGCCGTGTGGTCGGCGTCCGGCTACGTGGCCGCCTTCATCCGCGCCGCCAACGCCGTCTACGACATGCCCGAGGGCCGCCCGGTGTGGAAGATCCTCCCGGTGCGGGTGGGCGTCACGGTCGTCCTGATGGTGCTCTCCGTGGCCGGCGCGCTCATCGTCGTCTTCACCGGCGGCCTGGCCGAGCGCGCCGGACGGGCGCTCGGCCTCGGCGACGCGGCCCTGACGGCGTGGTCGATCGCCAAGTGGCCGGTGCTCGTCCTGCTGGTCACCTTCATGATCGCGATCCTGTACTGGGCGACCCCCAACGCCAAGGTCAGGGGCTTCAGGTGGATCACCCCGGGCAGCGTCCTCGCCCTGCTGATCTGGCTGGTGGCGTCCGCCGGCTTCGCGTTCTACGTCGCCGGCTTCGCCTCGTACAACAAGACCTACGGCGCGATGGCCGGCGTCATCGTCTTCCTGGTCTGGCTGTGGATCACCAACCTGGCCATCCTGCTGGGCCTGGAGTTCGACGCGGAGACCCTGCGGCAGCGGGCCATCGCCGGCGGCCACCCGCCCCGCGCCGAGCCCTACGTGCGGCCCCGCGACACCCGGAAGTGGGACGAGGAGGACGTACGCCGCCTGGACCGGCCATGA
- a CDS encoding SRPBCC family protein, which yields MSEYERSRTMPAQPEHVFDQAANVAQLDAWLPDALHVRVEDPPAVTVHEDLSGQDLPALLRAEPDQMRLEWGTREQGAYTGWLQVAGIGSGASEVTVHLSFFDESHDPGERAVGEALDGSLRRLEEQVRVRTDNAAG from the coding sequence ATGTCCGAGTACGAACGTTCCCGCACGATGCCCGCGCAGCCCGAGCACGTCTTCGATCAGGCGGCCAACGTCGCCCAGCTCGACGCCTGGCTCCCGGACGCCCTGCACGTGCGCGTCGAGGACCCGCCCGCCGTGACCGTGCACGAGGACCTGTCCGGCCAGGACCTGCCCGCCCTGCTGCGGGCCGAGCCGGACCAGATGCGGCTGGAGTGGGGCACCCGCGAGCAGGGCGCCTACACCGGCTGGCTCCAGGTGGCGGGCATCGGCAGCGGCGCCAGCGAGGTGACCGTGCACCTGTCGTTCTTCGACGAGAGCCACGACCCGGGCGAGCGGGCGGTGGGCGAGGCGCTGGACGGCAGCCTGCGGCGGCTGGAGGAGCAGGTGCGCGTGCGGACCGACAACGCGGCCGGCTGA